One genomic window of Pseudomonas aeruginosa includes the following:
- a CDS encoding cation:proton antiporter — translation MDQNAILLALGGIGAAALLSQWLAWRLRLPAILFLLLSGIVAGPLLGWLDPDEMFGPLLFPLVSLAVALILFEGSLTLHFSEWKEIGTVVHRMVTIGALSTWGVIALAAHYLLDFSWEMALLFGTLTLVTGPTVIVPMLRVVRPKAAVANILRWEGIVIDPIGALLAVVVYSFIISSGEGDGWLHSLQTFGGVILCGSLFGILGGWALGIVLRRHWLPDYLHNLATLAAVLGVFIASNRVMHESGLLAVTLMGMGLANMKGVDVRQILHFKENLSVLLISGLFILLAARLDINALLGLGPAALLVLLLIQFVARPLNVALSTWGSPLSWRERALLSWIAPRGIVAAAVSAIFAIRLSAEGHAQAALLVPLTFLVIIGTVVLQSATARPLARLLKVAEPSPSGYLIVGANPVGRAIGKALKSLGSRVLLTDSSWENIRAARMDNLPTYFGNPTSQHAEAHLDLVGIGHLLGVSPAGELNTLAAMRFRHEFGHRQLFGLPTSQEAKRTDKHRSSDEHRGRPLGQRPLTYAQFASLLSRGAEIRTTLLTDTFGWNDYQALHGESAILLFARDPNGRMHVATPQSTLAPGTGWTLLSLIDAEPSVSKSQATEIAD, via the coding sequence ATGGACCAGAACGCTATCCTGCTCGCCCTCGGCGGCATCGGTGCCGCCGCCCTGCTCAGTCAATGGCTGGCCTGGCGCCTGCGCCTGCCAGCCATTCTTTTCCTGCTGCTGTCCGGGATCGTCGCCGGCCCGCTACTCGGCTGGCTCGATCCGGACGAGATGTTCGGCCCCCTGCTGTTCCCACTGGTATCCCTGGCAGTGGCGCTGATCCTCTTCGAGGGCAGCCTGACCCTGCATTTCAGCGAATGGAAGGAAATCGGCACCGTGGTGCACCGAATGGTGACCATCGGCGCGCTCTCGACCTGGGGCGTGATCGCCCTGGCCGCCCACTACCTGCTCGACTTCAGCTGGGAAATGGCCCTGCTGTTCGGCACCCTGACCCTGGTCACCGGGCCCACGGTGATCGTTCCGATGCTGCGGGTGGTCCGGCCCAAGGCCGCGGTGGCGAACATCCTGCGCTGGGAAGGTATCGTCATCGATCCCATCGGCGCCCTGCTGGCGGTAGTGGTGTACAGCTTCATCATCTCCAGCGGCGAAGGCGATGGCTGGCTACACAGCCTGCAGACCTTCGGTGGAGTGATCCTCTGCGGCAGCCTGTTCGGCATCCTCGGCGGCTGGGCGCTGGGCATCGTCCTGCGCCGCCACTGGCTGCCGGACTACCTGCACAACCTGGCGACGCTGGCCGCGGTGCTGGGCGTATTCATCGCCTCGAACCGGGTGATGCACGAATCCGGGCTGCTCGCCGTCACCCTGATGGGCATGGGCCTGGCCAACATGAAGGGCGTCGACGTACGGCAGATCCTGCACTTCAAGGAAAACCTCAGCGTCCTGCTGATTTCCGGCCTGTTCATCCTCCTGGCCGCGCGCCTGGACATCAATGCCCTGCTCGGCCTGGGCCCGGCGGCGCTGCTGGTGCTGCTGCTGATCCAGTTCGTCGCCCGGCCGCTGAACGTGGCGCTGTCGACCTGGGGTTCGCCGCTGAGCTGGCGCGAGCGCGCCCTGCTCAGCTGGATCGCCCCGCGCGGGATCGTCGCCGCGGCGGTCTCGGCGATCTTCGCCATCCGCCTGAGCGCCGAAGGCCATGCCCAGGCGGCGCTGCTGGTGCCGCTGACCTTTCTGGTGATCATCGGCACGGTGGTCCTGCAAAGCGCCACCGCCCGCCCCCTGGCGCGCCTGCTGAAGGTCGCCGAGCCCTCGCCCAGCGGCTACCTGATCGTCGGCGCCAATCCGGTCGGGCGCGCCATCGGCAAGGCCCTGAAGAGCCTCGGCAGCCGCGTGCTGCTGACTGATTCGAGCTGGGAAAACATCCGCGCCGCCCGCATGGACAACCTGCCCACCTATTTCGGCAATCCCACCTCGCAGCACGCCGAAGCCCACCTCGACCTGGTCGGCATCGGGCATTTGCTGGGGGTTTCTCCAGCCGGCGAGCTGAATACCCTGGCGGCCATGCGCTTCCGCCACGAGTTCGGCCATCGCCAGCTGTTCGGCCTGCCGACCAGCCAGGAAGCCAAGCGTACCGACAAGCACCGCTCCAGCGACGAACACCGTGGCCGTCCGCTTGGCCAGCGACCGCTGACCTACGCGCAGTTCGCCAGCCTGCTGTCGCGCGGCGCCGAAATCCGCACCACCCTGCTCACCGACACCTTCGGCTGGAACGACTACCAGGCGCTGCACGGCGAGTCCGCGATCCTGCTGTTCGCCCGCGATCCGAACGGCAGGATGCACGTCGCCACGCCACAGTCCACGCTGGCGCCGGGCACCGGCTGGACGCTGCTGTCGCTGATCGACGCGGAACCGTCAGTCAGCAAGTCGCAGGCTACGGAAATCGCCGACTAG
- the xerD gene encoding site-specific tyrosine recombinase XerD, translating into MSTLEHPLIDRFLDALWLEKGLADNTREAYRNDLQQFNAWLDGRGLRLEGIGRDAILDHLAWRLEQGYKARSTARFLSGLRGFYRYCLRDGLIAEDPTLQVDLPQLGKPLPKSLSEADVEALLAAPEVDDPLGLRDRTMLEVLYACGLRVSELVGLTLEQVNLRQGVVKVFGKGSKERLVPLGEEAIGWLERYLREARGDLLGGRPSDVLFPSLRGEQMTRQTFWHRIKHHAQVAAIGTSISPHTLRHAFATHLLNHGADLRVVQMLLGHSDLSTTQIYTHIARARLQDLHARHHPRG; encoded by the coding sequence ATGAGTACCCTCGAACATCCCCTGATCGACCGTTTCCTCGATGCCCTGTGGCTGGAAAAAGGCCTTGCCGACAACACCCGCGAGGCTTATCGCAACGACCTCCAGCAGTTCAACGCCTGGCTCGATGGCCGCGGGTTGCGCCTGGAGGGCATCGGCCGCGACGCCATCCTCGATCACCTGGCCTGGCGCCTGGAACAGGGCTACAAGGCCCGCTCGACCGCGCGCTTCCTCTCCGGCCTGCGTGGCTTCTATCGCTATTGCCTGCGCGACGGCCTGATCGCCGAGGATCCCACCTTGCAGGTGGACCTGCCGCAACTGGGCAAGCCGTTGCCGAAATCCCTCTCCGAAGCGGACGTCGAGGCATTGCTGGCGGCGCCGGAAGTCGACGACCCGCTGGGCCTGCGCGATCGCACCATGCTCGAAGTGCTGTATGCCTGCGGCCTGCGGGTCAGCGAACTGGTCGGCCTGACCCTGGAGCAGGTCAACCTGCGCCAGGGCGTGGTCAAGGTGTTCGGCAAGGGCAGCAAGGAGCGCCTGGTGCCGCTCGGCGAGGAAGCCATCGGCTGGCTCGAACGCTACCTGCGCGAGGCCCGCGGCGACCTGCTTGGCGGGCGACCCAGCGACGTGCTGTTCCCCAGCCTGCGCGGCGAACAGATGACCCGCCAGACCTTCTGGCATCGCATCAAGCATCACGCGCAGGTGGCGGCGATCGGCACGTCGATTTCGCCGCACACCCTGCGCCACGCCTTCGCCACCCACCTGCTCAACCATGGCGCCGACCTGCGGGTGGTGCAGATGCTGCTCGGCCACAGCGACCTGTCGACCACCCAGATCTATACCCATATCGCCCGGGCCCGCCTCCAGGATCTGCACGCACGCCACCACCCGCGAGGCTGA
- the dsbC gene encoding bifunctional protein-disulfide isomerase/oxidoreductase DsbC, which produces MRVTRFLAAAALGLMSTLALADNADQNIRKTLQALQPDLPIDSIASSPLQGLYQVQLKGGRVLYASADGQFVMQGYLYQVKDGKPVNLTEKAESQAIAKAINGVPASEMVVYPAKGQAKAHITVFTDTTCPYCQKLHAEVPDLTEQGIEVRYMAFPRQGPQSAGDKQLQAVWCAKEPTKAMDAMMNGKEIKSSECKNPVDKQFQMGQMVGVQGTPAIVLANGQLLPGYQPAKQLAKLALEAK; this is translated from the coding sequence ATGCGCGTGACCCGTTTTCTGGCTGCTGCCGCCCTCGGCCTGATGAGTACCCTGGCCCTGGCAGACAATGCCGATCAGAACATCCGCAAGACCCTGCAGGCCCTGCAACCGGACCTGCCCATCGACTCCATCGCCAGCAGCCCGCTGCAGGGGCTCTACCAGGTGCAGCTGAAGGGCGGCCGGGTGCTCTACGCCAGCGCCGACGGCCAGTTCGTCATGCAGGGCTACCTCTACCAGGTGAAGGACGGCAAGCCGGTCAACCTGACCGAGAAGGCCGAGAGCCAGGCGATCGCCAAGGCGATCAACGGCGTGCCCGCCAGCGAGATGGTGGTGTATCCGGCCAAGGGCCAGGCCAAGGCGCACATCACGGTGTTCACCGATACCACCTGCCCGTACTGCCAGAAGCTGCATGCCGAGGTGCCGGACCTGACCGAGCAGGGGATCGAGGTGCGCTACATGGCGTTCCCGCGCCAGGGGCCGCAGTCGGCGGGCGACAAGCAACTGCAGGCGGTCTGGTGTGCGAAGGAGCCGACCAAGGCGATGGACGCCATGATGAACGGCAAGGAGATCAAGTCTTCCGAGTGCAAGAACCCGGTAGACAAGCAGTTCCAGATGGGCCAGATGGTTGGGGTGCAGGGAACGCCGGCGATCGTCCTCGCCAATGGCCAGTTGCTCCCCGGCTACCAGCCGGCCAAGCAGTTGGCCAAGCTGGCGCTGGAGGCCAAATAG
- a CDS encoding homoserine dehydrogenase, translating to MKPVKVGICGLGTVGGGTFNVLERNAEEIARRAGRGIEVAQIAARRPNPKCDTGATPITADIFDVACNPEIDVVVELIGGYTLAHELVLKAIENGKHVVTANKALIAVHGNEIFAKAREKGVIVAFEAAVAGGIPVIKAIREGLSANRINWLAGIINGTGNFILSEMREKGRTFPDVLAEAQALGYAEADPTFDVEGIDAAHKLTILASIAFGIPLQFDKAYTEGISKLTSADVNYADALGYRIKHLGVARRTESGFELRVHPTLIPSDRLIANVNGVMNAVMVNGDAVGSTLYYGAGAGMEPTASSVVADLVDVVRAMTSDPENRVPHLAFQPDALSDHPILPIEACESAYYLRIQAKDHPGVLAQVATILSERGINIESIMQKEAEEQDGLVPMILVTHRVIEQRINDAIAALEALEGVSGPVVRIRVEQLN from the coding sequence GTGAAACCGGTCAAAGTAGGCATCTGTGGGTTGGGGACCGTCGGTGGCGGTACCTTCAATGTACTCGAACGCAACGCCGAGGAGATTGCCCGCCGTGCCGGGCGCGGTATCGAGGTTGCGCAGATCGCCGCCCGCCGGCCGAACCCGAAGTGCGATACCGGTGCGACCCCCATCACCGCCGATATCTTCGACGTAGCGTGCAATCCCGAGATCGACGTGGTCGTCGAGTTGATCGGCGGCTACACCCTGGCCCACGAGCTGGTGCTCAAGGCCATCGAGAACGGCAAGCACGTGGTCACCGCGAACAAGGCGCTGATCGCCGTGCACGGCAACGAGATCTTCGCCAAGGCTCGCGAGAAGGGCGTGATCGTCGCCTTCGAGGCCGCTGTCGCCGGCGGCATCCCGGTGATCAAGGCGATCCGCGAGGGGCTGTCGGCCAACCGCATCAACTGGCTGGCCGGGATCATCAACGGTACCGGCAACTTCATCCTCAGCGAAATGCGCGAGAAGGGCCGTACCTTCCCCGACGTGCTCGCCGAGGCCCAGGCCCTGGGCTATGCCGAGGCCGACCCGACCTTCGACGTGGAAGGCATCGACGCCGCCCACAAGCTGACCATCCTCGCCTCGATCGCCTTCGGCATTCCGCTGCAGTTCGACAAGGCCTACACCGAAGGCATCTCGAAGCTGACCAGCGCCGACGTCAACTACGCCGACGCCCTCGGCTATCGCATCAAGCACCTGGGCGTGGCGCGTCGCACCGAGAGCGGCTTCGAGCTGCGCGTGCACCCGACCCTGATTCCCTCGGATCGCCTGATCGCCAACGTCAACGGCGTGATGAACGCGGTGATGGTCAACGGCGACGCCGTCGGCTCGACCCTCTACTACGGCGCCGGTGCCGGCATGGAGCCGACCGCTTCCTCGGTGGTGGCCGACCTCGTCGACGTGGTCCGCGCCATGACCTCCGATCCGGAGAACCGCGTACCGCACCTGGCGTTCCAGCCGGACGCGCTGTCCGACCACCCGATCCTGCCGATCGAAGCCTGCGAAAGCGCCTACTACCTGCGCATCCAGGCCAAGGACCACCCGGGCGTACTGGCCCAGGTGGCCACCATCCTGTCCGAGCGCGGCATCAACATCGAATCGATCATGCAGAAGGAGGCCGAGGAACAGGACGGCCTGGTGCCGATGATCCTGGTTACCCACCGGGTCATCGAACAACGCATCAACGATGCCATCGCCGCCCTGGAAGCGCTGGAAGGCGTGTCCGGGCCGGTGGTCCGTATCCGTGTCGAACAACTGAATTGA
- the thrC gene encoding threonine synthase: MRYISTRGQAPALNFEDVLLAGLASDGGLYVPENLPRFTLEEIASWVGLPYHELAFRVMRPFVAGSIADADFKKILEETYGVFAHDAVAPLRQLNGNEWVLELFHGPTLAFKDFALQLLGRLLDHVLAKRGERVVIMGATSGDTGSAAIEGCRRCDNVDIFIMHPHNRVSEVQRRQMTTILGDNIHNIAIEGNFDDCQEMVKASFADQGFLKGTRLVAVNSINWARIMAQIVYYFHAALQLGAPHRSVAFSVPTGNFGDIFAGYLARNMGLPVSQLIVATNRNDILHRFMSGNRYDKDTLHPSLSPSMDIMVSSNFERLLFDLHGRNGKAVAELLDAFKASGKLSVEDQRWTEARKLFDSLAVSDEQTCETIAEVYRSCGELLDPHTAIGVRAARECRRSLSVPMVTLGTAHPVKFPEAVEKAGIGQAPALPAHLADLFEREERCTVLPNELAKVQAFVSQHGNRGKPL; this comes from the coding sequence ATGCGTTACATCAGCACCCGCGGCCAAGCGCCCGCCCTGAACTTCGAAGATGTCCTCCTCGCCGGCCTGGCCAGCGACGGCGGCCTCTACGTCCCGGAAAACCTGCCACGCTTCACCCTCGAGGAGATCGCCTCCTGGGTCGGCCTGCCCTACCACGAGCTGGCCTTCCGGGTGATGCGCCCGTTCGTCGCCGGCAGCATCGCCGATGCCGACTTCAAGAAGATCCTCGAGGAAACCTATGGCGTCTTCGCCCATGACGCAGTGGCGCCGCTGCGCCAGTTGAACGGCAACGAATGGGTGCTGGAGCTGTTCCACGGCCCGACCCTGGCCTTCAAGGACTTCGCCCTGCAACTGCTCGGCCGCCTGCTCGACCATGTGCTGGCCAAGCGCGGCGAGCGCGTGGTGATCATGGGGGCCACCTCCGGCGATACCGGCTCCGCGGCCATCGAAGGCTGCCGCCGTTGCGACAACGTCGACATCTTCATCATGCACCCGCACAACCGCGTGTCCGAGGTGCAGCGCCGGCAGATGACCACCATCCTCGGCGACAACATCCACAACATCGCCATCGAAGGCAACTTCGACGACTGCCAGGAGATGGTCAAGGCCAGCTTCGCCGACCAGGGCTTCCTCAAGGGTACCCGCCTGGTAGCGGTGAACTCGATCAACTGGGCGCGGATCATGGCCCAGATCGTCTACTACTTCCATGCCGCGCTGCAGCTCGGCGCGCCGCATCGCTCGGTGGCGTTCTCGGTGCCGACCGGCAACTTCGGCGACATCTTCGCCGGCTACCTGGCGCGCAACATGGGTCTGCCGGTCAGCCAACTGATCGTCGCGACCAACCGCAACGACATCCTGCACCGCTTCATGAGCGGTAATCGCTACGACAAGGACACCCTGCATCCCTCGCTGTCGCCGTCGATGGATATCATGGTCTCGTCCAACTTCGAACGCCTGCTGTTCGACCTGCACGGCCGCAACGGCAAGGCCGTCGCCGAACTGCTGGATGCCTTCAAGGCCAGCGGCAAGCTGTCGGTGGAAGACCAGCGCTGGACCGAGGCGCGCAAGCTGTTCGACTCCCTGGCGGTCAGCGACGAGCAGACCTGCGAGACCATCGCCGAGGTATACCGCTCCTGTGGCGAGTTGCTCGACCCGCACACCGCCATTGGCGTGCGTGCCGCCCGCGAATGCCGGCGCAGCCTGAGCGTGCCGATGGTGACCCTGGGCACTGCGCATCCGGTCAAGTTCCCCGAAGCGGTGGAGAAGGCCGGCATCGGCCAGGCGCCGGCGCTGCCTGCGCACCTCGCCGACCTGTTCGAGCGCGAGGAGCGCTGCACCGTATTGCCGAACGAGCTGGCCAAGGTACAGGCCTTCGTCAGCCAGCACGGCAATCGCGGCAAGCCGCTCTGA
- a CDS encoding adenylate cyclase has translation MPAQIAIRAEPGQRNDQPAIREAPGKTPTIPPSRNAFTCLKLQYPARPSGSNNETSPCASNSEDLMTAFASPRGAWRAFILALAFAAGTAQGSLLFGAVGLANDQYARPVADTEIASTAVLADCRGFVGTIARIVLLDGSIRCNEAFPYGFASPISTSIYYPADIAASDAKLPVITFVGGILSNAGNYHELMKLWASHDFIVVISSDFINSFPLMHALGILEVAKLDRDPASALHGRADFSRTLVAGHSAGGQATLQSASLSAQALQLIEPRLKLVGALPIEPGPLAIGSTVKTPTLLLTGLADVVVPPLSWPILWQGPLIRDVPAWGATATTATHFSPLRQIEYNEFAGISVAWVLYQGKNDAQARDYFVGRYYKLASDIQFNDPLRLLRPSRNKLAAAL, from the coding sequence GTGCCGGCGCAAATAGCCATTCGAGCCGAACCAGGCCAACGCAACGATCAGCCCGCTATAAGGGAAGCACCGGGAAAAACTCCAACCATCCCACCCTCGCGCAACGCCTTCACCTGCTTGAAATTGCAGTATCCGGCGCGTCCGTCAGGCAGTAACAACGAGACTTCCCCCTGCGCATCGAACAGCGAGGATCTCATGACTGCCTTCGCATCCCCCCGCGGCGCCTGGCGCGCCTTCATCCTCGCGCTGGCATTCGCCGCCGGCACGGCACAGGGCTCGCTGCTGTTCGGCGCCGTCGGCCTGGCCAACGACCAGTACGCGCGTCCGGTCGCCGACACCGAGATCGCCAGCACCGCCGTGCTCGCCGATTGTCGTGGCTTCGTCGGGACCATCGCCAGGATCGTCCTGCTGGACGGCTCGATCCGCTGCAACGAGGCTTTCCCCTATGGCTTCGCCAGCCCGATCAGTACCAGCATCTACTATCCGGCGGACATCGCCGCGTCCGACGCCAAGCTTCCGGTCATCACTTTCGTCGGCGGCATACTTTCCAACGCCGGCAACTATCACGAACTGATGAAACTGTGGGCCAGCCACGACTTCATCGTGGTGATCTCCTCCGACTTCATCAATTCCTTCCCGCTGATGCACGCCCTCGGCATCCTTGAGGTCGCGAAACTGGACAGGGACCCGGCCTCGGCCCTGCATGGCCGGGCGGACTTTTCCCGGACGCTGGTCGCCGGGCACTCCGCCGGCGGCCAGGCCACACTGCAGAGCGCCAGCCTCTCTGCACAAGCCCTGCAACTCATCGAGCCACGGTTGAAGCTGGTCGGCGCCCTGCCGATCGAGCCAGGCCCCCTGGCCATCGGTTCCACGGTAAAGACCCCGACCCTGCTGCTGACCGGACTGGCCGATGTGGTCGTGCCGCCGCTCAGTTGGCCGATCCTCTGGCAGGGCCCGTTGATCCGCGACGTGCCCGCCTGGGGCGCCACGGCCACCACGGCGACCCACTTCAGCCCGCTGCGACAGATCGAGTACAACGAGTTCGCCGGCATCAGCGTCGCCTGGGTGCTGTACCAGGGAAAGAACGATGCCCAGGCCCGCGACTATTTCGTCGGGCGCTACTACAAGCTGGCCAGCGACATCCAGTTCAACGATCCACTGAGGCTGCTCCGCCCCTCGCGCAACAAACTCGCCGCTGCCCTTTGA
- a CDS encoding DUF3509 domain-containing protein, producing MDSLKQRLADAFAPHPFTLSQPRPDGGRVVTLVDPQGETLLQRVIAKVQLNDESYLEDAVQTIRRELQVLVGRMEEDVLATFRERDHVLLYSSR from the coding sequence TTGGACAGCCTGAAGCAACGACTGGCCGATGCCTTCGCTCCCCATCCCTTCACCCTCAGCCAGCCCCGGCCCGATGGCGGACGGGTGGTCACGCTGGTCGATCCGCAGGGGGAAACCCTGTTGCAGCGGGTCATCGCCAAGGTGCAGTTGAACGACGAAAGCTATCTCGAGGATGCCGTGCAGACCATTCGCCGGGAATTGCAGGTGCTGGTCGGGCGGATGGAGGAAGACGTGCTGGCGACCTTCCGCGAGCGGGATCACGTGCTGCTGTATTCGTCGCGCTAG
- a CDS encoding CaiB/BaiF CoA transferase family protein, which yields MRTLQPDGHRMEHSPKPLAGLKVVELGTLIAGPFASRICAEFGAEVIKIESPDGGDPLRKWRKLYEGTSLWWFVQARNKKSLTLNLKHAEGQAILKRLLGDADILIENFRPGVLEKLGLGWDVLHALNPRLVMVRLSGFGQTGPYKDQPGFGAVGESMGGLRYITGFEDRPPVRTGISIGDSIAALWGVIGALMALRHREVNGGEGQMVDVALYEAIFAMMESMVPEFDVFGFIRERTGNIMPGITPSSIHTSADGRHVQIGANGDAIFRRFMQAIGRDDLASDPRLASNDGRDARRDELYGVIDRWVASQPLEEVLAVLARAEVPASRIYSAEDMFRDPQFLAREMFLSARLPDGKPFRMPGIVPKLSATPGSADWVGPELGEHTDALLAELGYDSEGIAALRREGAI from the coding sequence ATGCGCACACTGCAGCCTGACGGACACCGCATGGAACATTCGCCCAAACCGCTGGCCGGCCTGAAGGTGGTCGAGCTCGGCACCCTGATCGCCGGCCCTTTCGCCTCGCGGATCTGCGCCGAGTTCGGCGCCGAAGTGATCAAGATCGAGTCGCCCGACGGCGGCGATCCACTGCGCAAGTGGCGCAAGCTCTACGAAGGCACCTCGCTGTGGTGGTTCGTTCAGGCACGCAACAAGAAATCCCTGACCCTCAATCTCAAGCACGCCGAAGGCCAGGCGATCCTGAAACGCCTGCTCGGCGATGCCGACATCCTGATCGAGAACTTCCGCCCCGGCGTACTGGAAAAGCTCGGCCTGGGCTGGGATGTCCTCCACGCGCTGAACCCGCGCCTGGTGATGGTGCGCCTGTCGGGCTTCGGCCAGACCGGCCCCTACAAGGACCAGCCGGGCTTCGGCGCGGTCGGCGAGTCGATGGGCGGACTGCGCTACATTACCGGCTTCGAGGACCGCCCGCCGGTTCGCACCGGGATTTCCATCGGCGACTCGATCGCCGCCCTGTGGGGCGTGATCGGCGCGCTGATGGCGCTGCGACACCGCGAGGTCAACGGCGGCGAGGGACAGATGGTCGACGTCGCCCTCTACGAGGCGATCTTCGCCATGATGGAAAGCATGGTTCCGGAATTCGACGTGTTCGGTTTCATCCGCGAGCGCACCGGCAACATCATGCCGGGCATCACCCCCTCCTCCATCCACACCAGCGCCGATGGCCGCCACGTACAGATCGGCGCCAACGGCGACGCGATCTTCCGCCGCTTCATGCAGGCCATCGGCCGCGACGACCTGGCCAGCGACCCGCGACTGGCCAGCAACGACGGGCGCGATGCGCGCCGCGACGAACTCTATGGGGTTATCGACCGCTGGGTCGCCTCGCAGCCCCTGGAGGAAGTGCTGGCGGTGCTGGCGCGAGCCGAAGTCCCGGCCAGCCGAATCTACTCCGCCGAAGACATGTTCCGCGATCCGCAATTCCTTGCCCGCGAGATGTTCCTCTCGGCACGCTTGCCGGACGGCAAGCCATTCCGCATGCCTGGCATCGTGCCCAAGCTGTCCGCCACGCCAGGCTCGGCGGATTGGGTAGGCCCGGAACTGGGCGAGCATACCGATGCCCTGCTCGCCGAGCTGGGCTACGACAGCGAGGGCATCGCCGCCCTGCGCCGGGAAGGCGCCATCTGA
- a CDS encoding YjfI family protein, with protein MQRKSSAHYQRVFRQRLREQGLVKKEVWILPENAAALAGIERMLRRPAAGAAHLEKEEDMTEARVWNARSLAEALSGTELFSSGEAQIELIEGAEASLYVIMREYGDLPVFVAPQGEQIIVEALLWPESDVTDATAFNEEVLLSRQLFPLSSIGLLNLPGEERCYSMFGALSTTSSLASVLHEIETLAGNVIRATEVYAGYLKARA; from the coding sequence ATGCAACGGAAATCATCGGCCCATTATCAGCGTGTCTTTCGCCAGCGCCTGCGCGAGCAGGGCCTGGTGAAGAAGGAAGTCTGGATCTTGCCGGAGAACGCCGCGGCGCTCGCCGGCATCGAGCGGATGCTGCGTCGCCCGGCTGCCGGAGCGGCTCATTTGGAGAAGGAGGAAGACATGACGGAAGCCCGGGTATGGAACGCTCGCTCGCTGGCCGAGGCCCTGAGCGGCACCGAGCTGTTCAGCAGCGGCGAGGCCCAGATCGAGCTGATCGAGGGGGCGGAAGCGAGTCTCTACGTGATCATGCGCGAATACGGCGACCTGCCGGTGTTCGTCGCGCCCCAGGGCGAGCAGATCATCGTCGAGGCGCTGCTCTGGCCGGAAAGCGACGTTACCGACGCGACCGCCTTCAACGAAGAGGTCCTGCTCAGCCGGCAACTGTTCCCGCTGTCGAGCATCGGCCTGCTCAACCTGCCGGGCGAGGAGCGCTGCTACAGCATGTTCGGCGCGTTGAGCACGACTTCGTCGCTGGCCAGCGTGCTGCACGAAATCGAAACCCTGGCCGGCAACGTGATCCGCGCCACGGAAGTCTACGCCGGCTACCTGAAAGCCCGGGCCTGA
- a CDS encoding PspA/IM30 family protein produces MTVWSKLLSALRGGANEVGEAIVDSQALRILDQEIRDADVELRKSREALASIMARHRLAQERVEKGAAQVAEYEQYAIKALEAGNEELAREVAEKIATLENQLEGERAQVAEFAASVAQLRKSVSQAEGNIRQLKQQVDTVKATESVQKAQMAVAQRYGNSKSKLQTAVDSLERIKQRQAERAATMDAAAELASAAAPDDALDAKLRAAGIKASGNSVDGVLARLKEKGKA; encoded by the coding sequence ATGACGGTATGGAGCAAGCTGCTGAGCGCCCTGCGCGGCGGAGCCAACGAGGTTGGCGAGGCGATCGTCGACAGCCAGGCGCTGCGCATCCTCGACCAGGAGATCCGCGACGCCGACGTCGAACTGCGCAAGTCGCGGGAAGCGCTGGCCTCGATCATGGCCCGCCACCGCCTGGCCCAGGAGCGCGTCGAGAAGGGCGCGGCCCAGGTCGCCGAGTACGAGCAATACGCGATCAAGGCACTGGAGGCCGGCAACGAGGAGCTGGCCCGGGAGGTCGCGGAGAAGATCGCGACCCTGGAGAACCAGCTCGAGGGCGAGCGTGCCCAGGTCGCGGAATTCGCCGCCAGCGTAGCCCAGTTGCGCAAGTCGGTGAGCCAGGCCGAGGGCAACATCCGCCAGCTCAAGCAACAGGTGGATACGGTCAAGGCCACCGAGAGCGTGCAGAAGGCGCAGATGGCCGTTGCCCAGCGCTACGGCAACTCGAAGAGCAAGCTGCAGACCGCGGTGGACTCCCTGGAGCGGATCAAGCAGCGCCAGGCCGAACGCGCGGCGACCATGGATGCCGCGGCCGAACTGGCCAGCGCGGCGGCGCCGGACGATGCGCTGGACGCCAAGCTGCGCGCGGCTGGGATCAAGGCCTCGGGCAACAGCGTGGATGGCGTGCTGGCGCGCCTGAAGGAAAAGGGCAAGGCCTGA